CCTGTGTTGTGTGGGGGAACGGGGATGTACCTCAATGCCCTGGCCCATGGCCTGGCTGACGTGCCCTCCCCGACCGCTGAAGCCCGCGCTGAAGCCCGCACCCTCTGCAAGCAGCTGGGCAGTGGCGGGCTTCATGCCAAACTGAGTTTGGCAGACCCTGAAACAGCCTTGAGGCTGCGCCCCCAGGACCCGCAGCGCGTCATCAGGGCATGGGAGGTTTGGCGCAGTACAGGCCATGGGCTGGCCTGGTGGTGGCGCGAAGCGGAAAGCCGCGCCTTTAGAGCGCGCTATATTTTTATTTTGCTTGACCCACCCCGTGATGCGTTGCGCGCGGCCATCAGGAAGCGTTTTGGCGCCATGGTGCGCCATGGCGCGTTGGAGGAGGTGCGGGCGCTTGAAAACGAGCTGGCTGCTGCAGGGCGCTTGGAGGATGAGTTGCCATTGCTGCGGGCCCACGGCGTGCCGGAGCTGCGTGCCGTGCTGGCTGGCGCCATGACCCTTGAGGAGGCAGCTGATGCGGCAACTAGGGCGACCGTGCGCTACACAAAGCGCCAGGCCACGTGGTTCAGACACCATCCCTTAGGGGCGGTGAGCGACCGTCTGGTCCTGCAGGCGCGTTTTGAGAACCCCCATGCCCCATCAGCAGAGATGGAGGGTGTATGGCGCCAAGTGGCGGATTTCCT
The sequence above is drawn from the Formicincola oecophyllae genome and encodes:
- the miaA gene encoding tRNA (adenosine(37)-N6)-dimethylallyltransferase MiaA codes for the protein MLKSLGSVPVDKAEAAGAKASEPLLVVAGPTCSGKSALAMRLAQAFGGCVINADAMQLYRGLRVLTARPDALEAAAVPHRLYGILPPWRKGTVAGWCALAVGEISAARSQEQLPVLCGGTGMYLNALAHGLADVPSPTAEARAEARTLCKQLGSGGLHAKLSLADPETALRLRPQDPQRVIRAWEVWRSTGHGLAWWWREAESRAFRARYIFILLDPPRDALRAAIRKRFGAMVRHGALEEVRALENELAAAGRLEDELPLLRAHGVPELRAVLAGAMTLEEAADAATRATVRYTKRQATWFRHHPLGAVSDRLVLQARFENPHAPSAEMEGVWRQVADFLQARLGMRFESGLKR